From the genome of Arvicola amphibius chromosome 9, mArvAmp1.2, whole genome shotgun sequence:
tgctcttaactcctgagtcgtctctccaacccctgattttcaaactttttaataGTTGAATACTTAATTTTACCAAGCAGTCTATGAAATGTAAAACCAGTTCTTCCTGGTTAGTAGCTTAGAGCTTAATCTCCAGGACCCAGAATACTGGGGGAGGCTTGCATTTGTGTTTGATGTTCAGTTCATCCCAAATCCTATaaatttgtctgtaattccaatccTAACAGAAAAGCAGCTACATTGCCTAAGATTTGGGAAACATTGGCAAGATTGCTGAGTCATGTTTTTTCATCATAGCTTTCTGGGCAGTTATtgtttaaaacaataattataaagtTGAAAAGTCCCATTTTCTGAGTAAATTATTATCTAAAATGTGTTTTCATGCATGCTTGTCTGGGTGTTTCTTGAAATATATCCTGTTTCTTTCAGATCTGGCAGAGGAAGGAAATTAAGTGGAGACCAAATAACTTTGCCCACCACAGTTGATTATTCGTCTGTCCCTAAGCAGGTAGTCTGTAATGGAGGTGTACTCCAGAACACGGCTTTTCACACTAGATGAACTGCGTCAGGAGGATTGGGTGGTCAGGATTCTCAGTCTTTTTCTTATCGTTTGCTTACTTTTATTCAGTTCTttatagtgtgtttgtgtgtgtgtgtgtgtgtgtgtgtgtgtcttaacaAATAATTTCTCCCCTACTGATTTTAAGTACCTGGCACTTTTATGAAACatttagtatttaaatttttatatgtatccTACATTTATATCATCGTGGGGTTGCCATTTTGTAATTAGTTTTGCATGTGAATTGAGATTCACGGATTCCTGAGATATTGAAAATTCTGGCTTAttttttgggaattttttttttatcacattgaGACTTTTACTTCCCTCATGTCTTGTGGAAAAtgttgatactttttttttaaagtcaggtgATTAGTTTGGTTAGGGTTGAATGGAAAGTTCCAGTCTACCCTATGTGTCCGGTACATATAATGCTAACTCAGTTTTCAAAAGCACCTGCTTGAAATAGTTTCGGAGTGTGGTTTGaattgcatatatgtctgtggcTCGAGAGAGTTTTAAAACCAGTGTCTCAGATTCTCTAATAAAGGTCGAGGTGATCGTTAGGTTGTCCTTTTGTGTCTCACAGTTCAATCAATTACATTTAGACAGATGTGGAGGAGTGGACTTCCTGGGATGAAGACGCACCCACAAGTGTCAAGATTgaaggagggaatgggagtgtGGCAACACAGCAAAACTCTTTGGAACAGCTGGAACCTGACTATTTCAAGGACATGACACCAACCATCAGGAAAACTCAGAAAGTACGTGGAAGATTCATGCTTTTGGAGTTTAGAATGCTTCCTAGAGCCTCAGTAAAACTAGAGAGTATAATTGTGTTCATTAGAAAGCCTGTATATCACTTTGTTTTCTcgaagattaaataaaaatgttatgtattCACATCACCTAAAACAGATCTCATAATGCATATTCCGAAGTTTTCTAAGTTAGCTAAGTATTTCCAGAAATTCTATTGGCTCTCAGATAGTAGCTGTTAGTCTCTGCTAAGAGAAACTTAAGCCAATAAAATTAGATGTTTTAAGAAGTTCCAAGTATGATATCTATACATTAATAATTTCCCATCATATACCATGTACAGCTCTTGCAACCAGTCCTTGGTAGAGTACTGTAAAGTTGTTGTGAGTTTGTTAGCGTTTACTCTTTACTTCCTTTTGAGTTGAGATGAGCTTGCGTAGAGATGCAGAGGTGTTGGAAAGAGCACAATGActgtttttctgtccttttaccAAAATAGGAGAATACTGAAGAGCTCATAATGAACCCTGACTGACTTTCTCATCACTCAGCCAATTCTGCTTCCCAGAGTAGCCATTCAATaacttttctgcttgtttgtataTCACATACTGCTATTCTTGATACCAGTCATGCATACTGTCCTCTTACACCACAGTGTAATAAATGAAGAGTTAGTTTTGCTTCATCTCCTTCTAATAGTGTCTGTTACTCAATTCTGCTCTTCTATTTCAGAAATTCATACTTTTTATTCAAATACAGAAACATTCTataaatatgtttgtatatatatatatagatagatagatagatacatatattttatataacaggAAAGTAGTTTTTATTCAGCACTCCTTATGTATTTTCTTGCTGTCTTTTTCTTAGTTTCAGCTACATATATgcgttctttcttttttaaactgtgttCAAATATTCCAGTAAGGAAGGATACTTAACAAATTTCTCAGTTGATGTATATCTTGTATTGTGGAAATATATTGCTGGGATTTAGTATATTATATCATGCCTTATTACATTAATTTAGATTAAAGATGCTGTTCCTGAAATTTACAgtatttaaagtaaatatattctAATACTATTCCACATATTAAAGATGGTAGGTATACTTTTGGTAGAACATATTAGACAtgttattatttaatttagtAATTTAAAGTACCAAATTAAATTTTAGGGATCCTCATAAaccagggagaaggaaaagaaaagatgtttttaaaaataagatacaagTTTTCTTGATATGAAGCTGATTTATGTTATAATTGCATGGGAATTTTGGTACTGTTTACAGAATAACTCTTACTGCATTGTGCATTATAAAGATGAACAAGCACAATTTAAGCATTACCAAATATATTGATCAATTATTTCTATGTGGTTTTGTGTAGATTATCCTTGTAATCCTGTTGTAATTTATGTTTCAGATTGTCATTAAGAAGAGAGAACCATTGAATTTTAGTATCCCCGATGGTAGCACAGGTTTTTCCAGTAGATTGGCAGCTACACAAGACATGCCTTTCATTCATCAATCAGTAAGTATGCCAGTGCGAGCTAGGGAGAGCTTTtatccttttttccttctctctctctctctctctctctctctctctctctctctccctccccccccctccctctctctctctctctctctctctctctctctctctctctctctctcttagaagagaaaaattctcaaggaattgAACAAATTTAAAACTTCATCCAAAGCTTTATCAACATAATATTGAGTAAG
Proteins encoded in this window:
- the Ebag9 gene encoding receptor-binding cancer antigen expressed on SiSo cells, producing the protein MAITQFRLFKVCTCLATVFSFLKRLICRSGRGRKLSGDQITLPTTVDYSSVPKQTDVEEWTSWDEDAPTSVKIEGGNGSVATQQNSLEQLEPDYFKDMTPTIRKTQKIVIKKREPLNFSIPDGSTGFSSRLAATQDMPFIHQSSELGDLDTWQENTNAWEEEEDATWQAEEVLRQQKIADREKRAAEQQRKKMEKEAQRLMKKEQNKIGVKLS